The genomic segment AACCCTGAGTTCATTTTCCTGGAAGATCAGGTGGATTTGGCGCAGGAGACGCGAGAGCTAAAATTCCTGCCTCTCAACGAGGAGGCGCGCATCGCCTTGCGCAATGGTCAGGAAGAAAAAGCACTGGCCATTGAAAACAAGCGACGCAAAGCGCAGGGTGAGGAGTTGCTGACATCTTTGGAGAAGAATCCCGAAGAGGAGGACGCGGTCGCAACCCACGACAGCGAGATTGAGGTCGAGGAAGATGACGAAACTGACGTGCTGCTGATTGAGGCAGGACACGTGCTAATTGATATGCTTCTGCTATCGAACGAGCGTTTCGCACTCCAGCGATAGACACCGCGCCATCATCGCTCACTGCCTGCGGTCTGACCAAACCAGGACAACGTAGCATGGAGCTTTACAACAGGGCCGACAATGATCAACGTGGGTGCAGCCGGGCGCTCGCGTTCCACGATCCCAACAATGCTCTCAAGTGTGCCTGTTAGAACACGCTGCGTCATTCGTGTGCCCTGCTCGATCAAAGCAACCGGGGTATCTGCTGCCCGACCGTGCGCTTGTAGCTGTTCACAAATCACACGCAATCCCATCAAGCCCATGTAAAAAACCAGCGTTTCAGAATCCGATTGCAGACTGGCCCAGTCATGCTCAACTTTGTCACCCTTAAGATAACCGGCAACAAATCGAACTGACTGAGCATAGTCACGATGCGTCAGCGGGATACCCGCATAGCAAGCGGCGCCATTGGCGGCAGTCACTCCCGGTACGACCTGAAAGGGTATGCCCTGTCGCGCCAGTAATTCAATTTCTTCACCGCCGCGACCAAAGATAAACGGATCTCCTCCTTTTAAGCGCACGACACGCTTCCCCTCCATGGCGAGATCTACAAGTAATTGGTTGATGTCCTGCTGCGCGACGCTGTGGTCAGCCCTGCGCTTGCCCACGTAGATTCTCTCGGCATCTCTGCGGGCCATGTCAACTACCTCCTGCGAAACCAGTCTGTCATAAAGAACGACGTCCGCACATTGCAGTAGACGAGCTGCTTTGAAGGTCAAAAGATCCGGGTCCCCGGGCCCCGCACCCACCAGGTAGACCTCACCTGAACATCTCTCCACTCCCTCCAGGTGATCCAGTAGTTGGGTTTCTGCGTCCTGCAGGCGTCCGGCGAATACCTGTTCGGCTACCGTGCCTTCAAGCATCTTCTCCCAAAACAGGCGGCGGGCGCTGTCTGCCGGCAGCTTCGCCTTTACATTTTCGCGAAAGCGCCCGGCAAAGCGAGCAAGTTCACCGTAGGCAGCGGGCAGTAAAGCCTCGATATTGCGTCTCAATATTCGTGCCAGAACGGG from the Candidatus Marimicrobium litorale genome contains:
- the cysG gene encoding siroheme synthase CysG, whose amino-acid sequence is MEYLPVCLKLTDAPVLLVGGGVIATRKARLLLRAGASLTVVAPDITQELESLLDQNGGTWHETEYRESHLNGKQLVVAATPEKRVNERVYLHACAQAIQVNVVDAPQLCTFIFPSIVDRDPLVVAITSSGRSPVLARILRRNIEALLPAAYGELARFAGRFRENVKAKLPADSARRLFWEKMLEGTVAEQVFAGRLQDAETQLLDHLEGVERCSGEVYLVGAGPGDPDLLTFKAARLLQCADVVLYDRLVSQEVVDMARRDAERIYVGKRRADHSVAQQDINQLLVDLAMEGKRVVRLKGGDPFIFGRGGEEIELLARQGIPFQVVPGVTAANGAACYAGIPLTHRDYAQSVRFVAGYLKGDKVEHDWASLQSDSETLVFYMGLMGLRVICEQLQAHGRAADTPVALIEQGTRMTQRVLTGTLESIVGIVERERPAAPTLIIVGPVVKLHATLSWFGQTAGSER